The Fervidicoccus fontis Kam940 DNA window AATGCTTCCTGCCTCGATGATGCCCCTACATCTATAAACAGCTTGTTCATCTCAATAACTTTCTTCTCCTCTTCAGGAGTTATTAGATGAGGTGGCTTAACGCCTATAACTCCAGGAATCCAATCGCCTTTATTTGTTCTGACTTTTACCCTAGTCGCGGGAAGTATTCTTTCACTCCACCCTCCTACTGGAGAGAATCTTAGAAATCCGTTATCATCTATGTATTTAACTATTAAGGAAATCTCATCCATATGCGCAGCAATCATCAGTTTTTTCCCGCTTACACCTTTCTTAAGCGATATCACATTTCCCATGCTATCAATCCATATCCTATCAGCATACGGCTTCAAATCTTCAATTAACAGATCTCTTACTTCATCTTCCATACCGCTTGGACCATTTGCCTGAGAATATTTTCTTAAACATTTTTTGTATTCGTCTTTGTTAAAATTCTGCATATAACTCAACCCCAAATGTTAAGATAAAAAATAGTTATATTAAAAGTTATCATTTAAGAAGGTTTCTTACCTTTTCATGAGCTCCAATGCCCCAGCGACAAAAACAGATGATCCTATCGGCAGTATCTTTTCGTTTAGATTAAACTTGGAGGTATGCACTCCGTAGATGTATCCCATCTTTTCATTGTAGGTACCTAAGAACATAAAGGTTCCTGGAACCTTTTCCAAATAGTATGCAAAGTCTTCTCCACCCATTGTTGGCTTTGATTCCACTACCTTTTCCTTGCCAAGCAAACCTTCAACTACATTTTTCATAATCTCAGTTACTTCTTGATGATTTATAAGAACTGGATAGCCATATAAATATTCTAAAGAGAAGTCTCCATTAAATGCAGATGTAACTCCTCTAATTATCCTCCTAAGCCTCTCCTCCATGCTGTCTCTAAGCTCCTTGCTCAAAGTTCTCACAGTCCCAAGCATTTCTACCTTATCTGGAATGATATTATGCGCAGTTCCTCCATGTATTGAACCTATAGTTATCACAAAAGGCTCTAGAGGATCTACCTCTCTGCTAGATATTGTGTGAAGAGCATCTACCACCTTTGCCGAGATCATAATAGGATCAACTGCGAGATTCGGCTTAGCCCCATGACCTCCTTTGCCCTTAACGGTAATTTTTATCGTATCCGCCGCTGCGAAAAACGGTCCCTTTCTGTACCCTATAACTCCTTCTGGGAGTTCAGGCCAGACGTGCATTCCTAGTATGTAGTCTACGCCATCCAAAGCTCCTTCCTCAATCATTGGTTTTGCTCCTCCAAGCGTTCCTTCTTCTTCAGCAGGCTGATATAGCAGTCTCACTCTTCCATTTAACTTGTCCCTGAGCTCATTTAGGATTAAAGCTGCTCCATAGACCATGCTCATATGAGCATCATGTCCACATGCATGCATGAATCCCTCGTTTAGAGATTTGTATGGAACATCGTTCTCCTCCTTTATCGGCAAAGCATCCATATCAGCTCTTATTGCTACAGTCTTTCCCCCTTTCTCTTTGCCCTCTATATCTGCTATTATTCCAGTTCCCGCGAGAGTTCTCGGATGCAATCCTATCTTCTCCAAGTGCTCTACCAAGATCTTGTGAGTCTCATATTCTTTGTGAGCAATTTCTGGATGCTGGTGAAGGAGTCTTCTAAGCTCGACTATTTCCTTCTCCTTTTCCCTAGCTAATTCCAAAATATTTACCATTAAATTCACCCACTATTAATATTTTAAAATAAAAATAAAAATTTTTTTAATATTATTAAGCATGTACATCATAGTCTGTGAATTCTTCTGGAGCGATGCCTGATTCGTACTTAATTTTAGCCATTCTGACAATAGCATAAACTGCTAGAAGAACTACTAAATTAAGTGCTAACCCCACTAGTCCTACGTATGCATATTTGAACCATGGGAGCAATGAAGATGCGAACTTCACTGTATATAGGCCATATGTAGTGAAAGTAACGCCAACAGCCCAACCTGCAGCTACGCTGTATTTGTCAAGGCTGTGCCAGTACATAGAAAGAATTATTGCAGGAAGCGTTTGAAGTAGCCACGCATAGCTCATAGTGAGTAGATAGAATATTAGACCAGAAGCTGCCGGTGTCAAGACAAAAATAAGGCTTGCAACTATCATTATAAACACCGAAATTCTCCCTACAAGCACCTGCTTCCTTTCGCTTGCCTGCTTATTGATGTATTGAAGATAAATATTTCTGGTTATTAAATTAGCCGCAGAAAGTGCCTGCAATGATGCAGGTATCATCGCTCCAATTATTATTGCTGCAAAAGCTATGGACACGAATGTTGGAGAGAAGTATGTAGTAAGTACGCTTGGAAATGCCAGACTTGAAACCTTATTTGGAACGAGATTTTCGCTCAAAGCTACTAATCCGAATATCGCAAGGATCAGCATCCATACCTGATATACTGGAAGTAGTACGGAGTTTTTCTTTATTGTTTTTGCATCCTTTGAACCCAAAATTCCTGTCAATAAGTTGGGGAACAGCAGCCATGCTATACCATTTCCAAAAGCAAGTGTCATATATCCAATCATGAGGTTAGGAGGTATCATGTAGTTTAGTCCTTGAGCATCTAAGCTTTTAAAGACCAAGCTAAATCCATCGAACCTTATTGCAAGGACGACAGTTATTGTGATTATAACTGCCCATAGTAGAATGTCTTTTATTATCGCGCCTAGTGCTGGACCCCTTAACCCAGCGACAACGGTAAACGCTGCTACAATTAAAAAAGCTATTATATAGCTTTCCACAATAGGAAAATTCATTGCCTGAAGAACATATTTGATACCTACTATTTGAAGTGCTATGTAAGGAAGCATTGCGATAATTCCTGTCAAAGATATCAAAAGAGATAATGTATCGCTCTTGAACCTTTCCCTTACATAATCTCCTCCTGTAATCATTCCCTTTTTCTTCGCAATTAGATAAAGCCTAGGTGCAACGTAATACAAAAATGGATATGCCATAGCACCGTAGACCGCTGAATATAGTATAAAACCTCCCTGACCATATGCTCCTCCAGGAACAGAAATCAAAGCATAAGCAGTGTATATATCTCCACCCATTAAGAACCAAACTATTAATGTGCCAAACTTTCTGCCTCCTATACTCCACTCACTAATTTTAGACATATCAGCTGCTCTCCACCTTGCTCCTAAAAATGCTACTATTATAGTTGAAGCGACTATTAAGAAGAACAGTGCTATATCAAATGTAGAAAATTCCACGTCTACCACCTCTCCCTATCAATGAACTTGAAGACAATAAATGTCAACACAGGCTGTATGAATATCCATGAAAATAAGTACCAATATAGAAAAGGCCATCCTCCTAAGTAAGGTTCTTTTCTGTTATAAATAGGCGCTGTAAATACTAGTGCAGTCCATGGTATTAGCATTAATAGCAATATTTTTATGAAATGCTTACCTTTTGATAATTTTCCTCTTTCCACAATATCACCTTAAATTATTTTTTAAAAACCTTTTGTTTTTAAATTTTTTTATCGTTTTTTTGTTTTAACAAAATTTCCTTTTTTATTTTAATATTTTAATAATTAAAATGTAAAAAATTTTCATAATTAATAACTAATAAAATAAGAAGAAGCGCCGGGGGCGGGATTTGAACCCGCG harbors:
- a CDS encoding M20 metallopeptidase family protein, coding for MVNILELAREKEKEIVELRRLLHQHPEIAHKEYETHKILVEHLEKIGLHPRTLAGTGIIADIEGKEKGGKTVAIRADMDALPIKEENDVPYKSLNEGFMHACGHDAHMSMVYGAALILNELRDKLNGRVRLLYQPAEEEGTLGGAKPMIEEGALDGVDYILGMHVWPELPEGVIGYRKGPFFAAADTIKITVKGKGGHGAKPNLAVDPIMISAKVVDALHTISSREVDPLEPFVITIGSIHGGTAHNIIPDKVEMLGTVRTLSKELRDSMEERLRRIIRGVTSAFNGDFSLEYLYGYPVLINHQEVTEIMKNVVEGLLGKEKVVESKPTMGGEDFAYYLEKVPGTFMFLGTYNEKMGYIYGVHTSKFNLNEKILPIGSSVFVAGALELMKR
- a CDS encoding sodium:solute symporter family protein, translating into MEFSTFDIALFFLIVASTIIVAFLGARWRAADMSKISEWSIGGRKFGTLIVWFLMGGDIYTAYALISVPGGAYGQGGFILYSAVYGAMAYPFLYYVAPRLYLIAKKKGMITGGDYVRERFKSDTLSLLISLTGIIAMLPYIALQIVGIKYVLQAMNFPIVESYIIAFLIVAAFTVVAGLRGPALGAIIKDILLWAVIITITVVLAIRFDGFSLVFKSLDAQGLNYMIPPNLMIGYMTLAFGNGIAWLLFPNLLTGILGSKDAKTIKKNSVLLPVYQVWMLILAIFGLVALSENLVPNKVSSLAFPSVLTTYFSPTFVSIAFAAIIIGAMIPASLQALSAANLITRNIYLQYINKQASERKQVLVGRISVFIMIVASLIFVLTPAASGLIFYLLTMSYAWLLQTLPAIILSMYWHSLDKYSVAAGWAVGVTFTTYGLYTVKFASSLLPWFKYAYVGLVGLALNLVVLLAVYAIVRMAKIKYESGIAPEEFTDYDVHA
- a CDS encoding DUF3311 domain-containing protein, which translates into the protein MERGKLSKGKHFIKILLLMLIPWTALVFTAPIYNRKEPYLGGWPFLYWYLFSWIFIQPVLTFIVFKFIDRERW